A part of Antechinus flavipes isolate AdamAnt ecotype Samford, QLD, Australia chromosome 6, AdamAnt_v2, whole genome shotgun sequence genomic DNA contains:
- the SF1 gene encoding splicing factor 1 isoform X9, producing the protein MATGANATPLDFPNKKRKRSRWNQDTMEQKTVIPGMPTVIPPGLTREQERAYIVQLQIEDLTRKLRTGDLGIPPNPEDRSPSPEPIYNSEGKRLNTREFRTRKKLEEERHNLITEMVALNPDFKPPADYKPPATRVSDKVMIPQDEYPEINFVGLLIGPRGNTLKNIEKECNAKIMIRGKGSVKEGKVGRKDGQMLPGEDEPLHALVTANTMENVKKAVEQIRNILKQGIETPEDQNDLRKMQLRELARLNGTLREDDNRILRPWQSSETRSITNTTVCTKCGGAGHIASDCKFQRPGDPQSAQDKARMDKEYLSLMAELGEAPVPASAGSASGPAAAPLASAPRPAAPANNPPPPSLMSTTQSRPPWMNSGPSENRPYHGMHGGGPGGPGGGPHNFPHPLPSLTGGHGGHPMQHNPNGPPPPWMQPPPPPMNQGPHPPGHHGPPPMDQYLGSTPVGSGVYRLHQGKGMMPPPPMGMMPPPPPPSGQPPPPPSGPLPPWQQQQQQPPPPPPPSSSMASSTPLPWQQRPVPAAVARAMRLRTFRAHW; encoded by the exons ATGGCGACCGGAGCGAACGCCACGCCGCTGG ATTTCCCCAATAAGAAGCGGAAGAGGAGCCGCTGGAATCAGGACACGATGGAACAGAAGACCGTGATCCCGGGCATGCCTACTGTGATCCCCCCGGGCCTGACGAGGGAGCAAGAAAGAGCTTACATAG TGCAACTGCAGATAGAAGACCTGACTCGCAAACTGCGCACAGGAGACCTGGGCATCCCCCCTAACCCTGAGGACAG GTCCCCTTCCCCTGAGCCCATTTACAATAGCGAGGGGAAGCGCCTCAACACGAGGGAATTTCGAACCCGGAAGAAGCTGGAGGAAGAAAGACACAACCTCATCACCGAGATGGTGGCGCTCAATCCCGACTTCAAGCCTCCTGCAGATTACAA ACCTCCAGCGACCCGGGTAAGCGACAAGGTGATGATTCCGCAAGATGAGTATCCAGAAATCAACTTTGTGGGACTTCTCATTGGACCCAG GGGCAACACCTTGAAGAATATTGAGAAGGAGTGCAACGCCAAGATTATGATCCGGGGGAAAGGATCTGTGAAGGAAGGCAAAGTCGGGCGCAAAGATGGACAGATGCTGCCCGGGGAGGATGAGCCCCTCCATGCCCTGGTTACTGCCAATACCATGGAGAATGTCAAAAAGGCAGTGGAACAG ATCCGGAACATTCTGAAGCAGGGCATTGAAACCCCAGAAGACCAGAATGATCTCCGGAAGATGCAGCTTCGAGAGTTAGCCCGCCTGAACGGCACTCTGCGGGAGGATGACAACAG GATCTTAAGACCATGGCAGAGCTCAGAGACCCGAAGCATCACCAATACCACGGTCTGCACCAAATGTGGAGGGGCTGGCCACATTGCTTCAGATTGCAAGTTCCAAAG gcCTGGTGACCCGCAGTCGGCCCAGGACAAAGCCCGCATGGACAAGGAGTACCTGTCTCTCATGGCAGAGCTGGGCGAAGCTCCGGTTCCAGCTTCTGCCGGCTCGGCCTCTGGGCCCGCCGCCGCCCCGCTGGCCAGCGCACCTCGGCCTGCCGCCCCTGCCAACAACCCGCCGCCGCCG TCTCTCATGTCCACCACCCAGAGCCGCCCGCCATGGATGAACTCGGGGCCCTCGGAGAATCGCCCGTACCACGGGATGCACGGCGGAGGGCCCGGTGGCCCCGGCGGCGGGCCTCACAACTTCCCACACCCGCTGCCCAGTCTGACGGGGGGGCACGGTGGTCACCCCATGCAGCACAACCCCAACGGGCCCCCGCCCCCCTGGATGCAGCCGCCGCCACCGCCGATGAACCAGGGGCCCCACCCACCTGGGCACCATGGCCCTCCTCCAATGG ATCAGTACCTGGGAAGTACGCCTGTGGGCTCTGGGGTCTATCGCCTACATCAAGGAAAAG GTATGATGCCGCCGCCGCCTATGGGCATgatgccgccgccgccgcctcccaGTGGGcagcccccaccccctccctctgGCCCTCTTCCCCcatggcagcagcagcagcagcagcctccGCCTCCCCCGCCGCCCAGCAGCAGTATGGCTTCCAGTACCCCCTTGCCATGGCAGCAAA GACCCGTCCCCGCGGCGGTGGCCCGCGCCATGCGACTGAGGACTTTCCGCGCCCATTGGTGA
- the SF1 gene encoding splicing factor 1 isoform X8 — protein MATGANATPLDFPNKKRKRSRWNQDTMEQKTVIPGMPTVIPPGLTREQERAYIVQLQIEDLTRKLRTGDLGIPPNPEDRSPSPEPIYNSEGKRLNTREFRTRKKLEEERHNLITEMVALNPDFKPPADYKPPATRVSDKVMIPQDEYPEINFVGLLIGPRGNTLKNIEKECNAKIMIRGKGSVKEGKVGRKDGQMLPGEDEPLHALVTANTMENVKKAVEQIRNILKQGIETPEDQNDLRKMQLRELARLNGTLREDDNRILRPWQSSETRSITNTTVCTKCGGAGHIASDCKFQRPGDPQSAQDKARMDKEYLSLMAELGEAPVPASAGSASGPAAAPLASAPRPAAPANNPPPPSLMSTTQSRPPWMNSGPSENRPYHGMHGGGPGGPGGGPHNFPHPLPSLTGGHGGHPMQHNPNGPPPPWMQPPPPPMNQGPHPPGHHGPPPMVPGKYACGLWGLSPTSRKRYDAAAAYGHDAAAAASQWAAPTPSLWPSSPMAAAAAAASASPAAQQQYGFQYPLAMAAKTRPRGGGPRHATEDFPRPLVTLPGRQPQQRPWWTGWFGKAA, from the exons ATGGCGACCGGAGCGAACGCCACGCCGCTGG ATTTCCCCAATAAGAAGCGGAAGAGGAGCCGCTGGAATCAGGACACGATGGAACAGAAGACCGTGATCCCGGGCATGCCTACTGTGATCCCCCCGGGCCTGACGAGGGAGCAAGAAAGAGCTTACATAG TGCAACTGCAGATAGAAGACCTGACTCGCAAACTGCGCACAGGAGACCTGGGCATCCCCCCTAACCCTGAGGACAG GTCCCCTTCCCCTGAGCCCATTTACAATAGCGAGGGGAAGCGCCTCAACACGAGGGAATTTCGAACCCGGAAGAAGCTGGAGGAAGAAAGACACAACCTCATCACCGAGATGGTGGCGCTCAATCCCGACTTCAAGCCTCCTGCAGATTACAA ACCTCCAGCGACCCGGGTAAGCGACAAGGTGATGATTCCGCAAGATGAGTATCCAGAAATCAACTTTGTGGGACTTCTCATTGGACCCAG GGGCAACACCTTGAAGAATATTGAGAAGGAGTGCAACGCCAAGATTATGATCCGGGGGAAAGGATCTGTGAAGGAAGGCAAAGTCGGGCGCAAAGATGGACAGATGCTGCCCGGGGAGGATGAGCCCCTCCATGCCCTGGTTACTGCCAATACCATGGAGAATGTCAAAAAGGCAGTGGAACAG ATCCGGAACATTCTGAAGCAGGGCATTGAAACCCCAGAAGACCAGAATGATCTCCGGAAGATGCAGCTTCGAGAGTTAGCCCGCCTGAACGGCACTCTGCGGGAGGATGACAACAG GATCTTAAGACCATGGCAGAGCTCAGAGACCCGAAGCATCACCAATACCACGGTCTGCACCAAATGTGGAGGGGCTGGCCACATTGCTTCAGATTGCAAGTTCCAAAG gcCTGGTGACCCGCAGTCGGCCCAGGACAAAGCCCGCATGGACAAGGAGTACCTGTCTCTCATGGCAGAGCTGGGCGAAGCTCCGGTTCCAGCTTCTGCCGGCTCGGCCTCTGGGCCCGCCGCCGCCCCGCTGGCCAGCGCACCTCGGCCTGCCGCCCCTGCCAACAACCCGCCGCCGCCG TCTCTCATGTCCACCACCCAGAGCCGCCCGCCATGGATGAACTCGGGGCCCTCGGAGAATCGCCCGTACCACGGGATGCACGGCGGAGGGCCCGGTGGCCCCGGCGGCGGGCCTCACAACTTCCCACACCCGCTGCCCAGTCTGACGGGGGGGCACGGTGGTCACCCCATGCAGCACAACCCCAACGGGCCCCCGCCCCCCTGGATGCAGCCGCCGCCACCGCCGATGAACCAGGGGCCCCACCCACCTGGGCACCATGGCCCTCCTCCAATGG TACCTGGGAAGTACGCCTGTGGGCTCTGGGGTCTATCGCCTACATCAAGGAAAAG GTATGATGCCGCCGCCGCCTATGGGCATgatgccgccgccgccgcctcccaGTGGGcagcccccaccccctccctctgGCCCTCTTCCCCcatggcagcagcagcagcagcagcctccGCCTCCCCCGCCGCCCAGCAGCAGTATGGCTTCCAGTACCCCCTTGCCATGGCAGCAAA GACCCGTCCCCGCGGCGGTGGCCCGCGCCATGCGACTGAGGACTTTCCGCGCCCATTGGTGACCCTTCCGGGGAGACAGCCTCAGCAGCGCCCCTGGTGGACGGGATGGTTCGGCAAAGCGGCCTGA
- the SF1 gene encoding splicing factor 1 isoform X10, producing the protein MATGANATPLGKLHPPAAAPPGLPPGPGPKRAFEPPPPPPPGRGGGGPGPGAGLPLGPVGPGLMAAPLAAAFPFAALPPPPPPPPPAAAAPGPTSGPPPQPPPPPGPAYPQAQPPPPPPPPPPPPQPPQPPPPPLFQHVSPPQPPPQPLQDPQPGPAGGGGDFPNKKRKRSRWNQDTMEQKTVIPGMPTVIPPGLTREQERAYIVQLQIEDLTRKLRTGDLGIPPNPEDRSPSPEPIYNSEGKRLNTREFRTRKKLEEERHNLITEMVALNPDFKPPADYKPPATRVSDKVMIPQDEYPEINFVGLLIGPRGNTLKNIEKECNAKIMIRGKGSVKEGKVGRKDGQMLPGEDEPLHALVTANTMENVKKAVEQIRNILKQGIETPEDQNDLRKMQLRELARLNGTLREDDNRILRPWQSSETRSITNTTVCTKCGGAGHIASDCKFQRPGDPQSAQDKARMDKEYLSLMAELGEAPVPASAGSASGPAAAPLASAPRPAAPANNPPPPSLMSTTQSRPPWMNSGPSENRPYHGMHGGGPGGPGGGPHNFPHPLPSLTGGHGGHPMQHNPNGPPPPWMQPPPPPMNQGPHPPGHHGPPPMDQYLGSTPVGSGVYRLHQGKGMMPPPPMGMMPPPPPPSGQPPPPPSGPLPPWQQQQQQPPPPPPPSSSMASSTPLPWQQNTTTTTTSAGTGSIPPWQQQQAAAAASPGAPQMQGNPTMVPLPPGVQPPLPPGAPPPPPPPPPGSAGMMTRPRGGGPRHATEDFPRPLVTLPGRQPQQRPWWTGWFGKAA; encoded by the exons ATGGCGACCGGAGCGAACGCCACGCCGCTGGGTAAGCTGCACCCGCCGGCCGCGGCCCCGCCCGGCCTCCCCCCGGGGCCCGGGCCCAAGCGGGCCTTCgagccaccgccgccgccgccgccggggcggggggggggcggGCCGGGGCCCGGGGCGGGGCTGCCGCTGGGGCCTGTGGGCCCGGGGCTGATGGCGGCGCCGCTGGCCGCGGCCTTCCCCTTCGCGGCGCTGCCGCCGCCTCCCCCGCCGCCAccgcccgccgccgccgcccctgGCCCGACCTCCGGGCCCCCGCCGCAGCCGCCCCCGCCGCCGGGCCCCGCGTACCCGCAGGCGCAGCCGCcccctccgccgccgccgccgcctcctccaCCGCAGCCGCcccagccgccgccgccgccgctcttCCAGCACGTGTCTCCACCGCAGCCGCCGCCGCAGCCGCTCCAGGACCCGCAGCCGGGCCCGGCCGGCGGGGGAGGAG ATTTCCCCAATAAGAAGCGGAAGAGGAGCCGCTGGAATCAGGACACGATGGAACAGAAGACCGTGATCCCGGGCATGCCTACTGTGATCCCCCCGGGCCTGACGAGGGAGCAAGAAAGAGCTTACATAG TGCAACTGCAGATAGAAGACCTGACTCGCAAACTGCGCACAGGAGACCTGGGCATCCCCCCTAACCCTGAGGACAG GTCCCCTTCCCCTGAGCCCATTTACAATAGCGAGGGGAAGCGCCTCAACACGAGGGAATTTCGAACCCGGAAGAAGCTGGAGGAAGAAAGACACAACCTCATCACCGAGATGGTGGCGCTCAATCCCGACTTCAAGCCTCCTGCAGATTACAA ACCTCCAGCGACCCGGGTAAGCGACAAGGTGATGATTCCGCAAGATGAGTATCCAGAAATCAACTTTGTGGGACTTCTCATTGGACCCAG GGGCAACACCTTGAAGAATATTGAGAAGGAGTGCAACGCCAAGATTATGATCCGGGGGAAAGGATCTGTGAAGGAAGGCAAAGTCGGGCGCAAAGATGGACAGATGCTGCCCGGGGAGGATGAGCCCCTCCATGCCCTGGTTACTGCCAATACCATGGAGAATGTCAAAAAGGCAGTGGAACAG ATCCGGAACATTCTGAAGCAGGGCATTGAAACCCCAGAAGACCAGAATGATCTCCGGAAGATGCAGCTTCGAGAGTTAGCCCGCCTGAACGGCACTCTGCGGGAGGATGACAACAG GATCTTAAGACCATGGCAGAGCTCAGAGACCCGAAGCATCACCAATACCACGGTCTGCACCAAATGTGGAGGGGCTGGCCACATTGCTTCAGATTGCAAGTTCCAAAG gcCTGGTGACCCGCAGTCGGCCCAGGACAAAGCCCGCATGGACAAGGAGTACCTGTCTCTCATGGCAGAGCTGGGCGAAGCTCCGGTTCCAGCTTCTGCCGGCTCGGCCTCTGGGCCCGCCGCCGCCCCGCTGGCCAGCGCACCTCGGCCTGCCGCCCCTGCCAACAACCCGCCGCCGCCG TCTCTCATGTCCACCACCCAGAGCCGCCCGCCATGGATGAACTCGGGGCCCTCGGAGAATCGCCCGTACCACGGGATGCACGGCGGAGGGCCCGGTGGCCCCGGCGGCGGGCCTCACAACTTCCCACACCCGCTGCCCAGTCTGACGGGGGGGCACGGTGGTCACCCCATGCAGCACAACCCCAACGGGCCCCCGCCCCCCTGGATGCAGCCGCCGCCACCGCCGATGAACCAGGGGCCCCACCCACCTGGGCACCATGGCCCTCCTCCAATGG ATCAGTACCTGGGAAGTACGCCTGTGGGCTCTGGGGTCTATCGCCTACATCAAGGAAAAG GTATGATGCCGCCGCCGCCTATGGGCATgatgccgccgccgccgcctcccaGTGGGcagcccccaccccctccctctgGCCCTCTTCCCCcatggcagcagcagcagcagcagcctccGCCTCCCCCGCCGCCCAGCAGCAGTATGGCTTCCAGTACCCCCTTGCCATGGCAGCAAA ATACGACGACTACCACCACGAGCGCTGGCACAGGGTCCATCCCGCCATGGCAACAGCAGCAGGCGGCTGCCGCAGCTTCTCCAGGAGCCCCTCAGATGCAAGGCAACCCCACTATGGTGCCCCTGCCCCCCGGGGTCCAGCCGCCTCTGCCGCCCGGGGCCCCCCCCCCTCCGCCGCCTCCGCCACCTGGTTCCGCCGGCATGAT GACCCGTCCCCGCGGCGGTGGCCCGCGCCATGCGACTGAGGACTTTCCGCGCCCATTGGTGACCCTTCCGGGGAGACAGCCTCAGCAGCGCCCCTGGTGGACGGGATGGTTCGGCAAAGCGGCCTGA
- the SF1 gene encoding splicing factor 1 isoform X11 produces MATGANATPLDFPNKKRKRSRWNQDTMEQKTVIPGMPTVIPPGLTREQERAYIVQLQIEDLTRKLRTGDLGIPPNPEDRSPSPEPIYNSEGKRLNTREFRTRKKLEEERHNLITEMVALNPDFKPPADYKPPATRVSDKVMIPQDEYPEINFVGLLIGPRGNTLKNIEKECNAKIMIRGKGSVKEGKVGRKDGQMLPGEDEPLHALVTANTMENVKKAVEQIRNILKQGIETPEDQNDLRKMQLRELARLNGTLREDDNRILRPWQSSETRSITNTTVCTKCGGAGHIASDCKFQRPGDPQSAQDKARMDKEYLSLMAELGEAPVPASAGSASGPAAAPLASAPRPAAPANNPPPPSLMSTTQSRPPWMNSGPSENRPYHGMHGGGPGGPGGGPHNFPHPLPSLTGGHGGHPMQHNPNGPPPPWMQPPPPPMNQGPHPPGHHGPPPMDQYLGSTPVGSGVYRLHQGKGMMPPPPMGMMPPPPPPSGQPPPPPSGPLPPWQQQQQQPPPPPPPSSSMASSTPLPWQQNTTTTTTSAGTGSIPPWQQQQAAAAASPGAPQMQGNPTMVPLPPGVQPPLPPGAPPPPPPPPPGSAGMMTRPRGGGPRHATEDFPRPLVTLPGRQPQQRPWWTGWFGKAA; encoded by the exons ATGGCGACCGGAGCGAACGCCACGCCGCTGG ATTTCCCCAATAAGAAGCGGAAGAGGAGCCGCTGGAATCAGGACACGATGGAACAGAAGACCGTGATCCCGGGCATGCCTACTGTGATCCCCCCGGGCCTGACGAGGGAGCAAGAAAGAGCTTACATAG TGCAACTGCAGATAGAAGACCTGACTCGCAAACTGCGCACAGGAGACCTGGGCATCCCCCCTAACCCTGAGGACAG GTCCCCTTCCCCTGAGCCCATTTACAATAGCGAGGGGAAGCGCCTCAACACGAGGGAATTTCGAACCCGGAAGAAGCTGGAGGAAGAAAGACACAACCTCATCACCGAGATGGTGGCGCTCAATCCCGACTTCAAGCCTCCTGCAGATTACAA ACCTCCAGCGACCCGGGTAAGCGACAAGGTGATGATTCCGCAAGATGAGTATCCAGAAATCAACTTTGTGGGACTTCTCATTGGACCCAG GGGCAACACCTTGAAGAATATTGAGAAGGAGTGCAACGCCAAGATTATGATCCGGGGGAAAGGATCTGTGAAGGAAGGCAAAGTCGGGCGCAAAGATGGACAGATGCTGCCCGGGGAGGATGAGCCCCTCCATGCCCTGGTTACTGCCAATACCATGGAGAATGTCAAAAAGGCAGTGGAACAG ATCCGGAACATTCTGAAGCAGGGCATTGAAACCCCAGAAGACCAGAATGATCTCCGGAAGATGCAGCTTCGAGAGTTAGCCCGCCTGAACGGCACTCTGCGGGAGGATGACAACAG GATCTTAAGACCATGGCAGAGCTCAGAGACCCGAAGCATCACCAATACCACGGTCTGCACCAAATGTGGAGGGGCTGGCCACATTGCTTCAGATTGCAAGTTCCAAAG gcCTGGTGACCCGCAGTCGGCCCAGGACAAAGCCCGCATGGACAAGGAGTACCTGTCTCTCATGGCAGAGCTGGGCGAAGCTCCGGTTCCAGCTTCTGCCGGCTCGGCCTCTGGGCCCGCCGCCGCCCCGCTGGCCAGCGCACCTCGGCCTGCCGCCCCTGCCAACAACCCGCCGCCGCCG TCTCTCATGTCCACCACCCAGAGCCGCCCGCCATGGATGAACTCGGGGCCCTCGGAGAATCGCCCGTACCACGGGATGCACGGCGGAGGGCCCGGTGGCCCCGGCGGCGGGCCTCACAACTTCCCACACCCGCTGCCCAGTCTGACGGGGGGGCACGGTGGTCACCCCATGCAGCACAACCCCAACGGGCCCCCGCCCCCCTGGATGCAGCCGCCGCCACCGCCGATGAACCAGGGGCCCCACCCACCTGGGCACCATGGCCCTCCTCCAATGG ATCAGTACCTGGGAAGTACGCCTGTGGGCTCTGGGGTCTATCGCCTACATCAAGGAAAAG GTATGATGCCGCCGCCGCCTATGGGCATgatgccgccgccgccgcctcccaGTGGGcagcccccaccccctccctctgGCCCTCTTCCCCcatggcagcagcagcagcagcagcctccGCCTCCCCCGCCGCCCAGCAGCAGTATGGCTTCCAGTACCCCCTTGCCATGGCAGCAAA ATACGACGACTACCACCACGAGCGCTGGCACAGGGTCCATCCCGCCATGGCAACAGCAGCAGGCGGCTGCCGCAGCTTCTCCAGGAGCCCCTCAGATGCAAGGCAACCCCACTATGGTGCCCCTGCCCCCCGGGGTCCAGCCGCCTCTGCCGCCCGGGGCCCCCCCCCCTCCGCCGCCTCCGCCACCTGGTTCCGCCGGCATGAT GACCCGTCCCCGCGGCGGTGGCCCGCGCCATGCGACTGAGGACTTTCCGCGCCCATTGGTGACCCTTCCGGGGAGACAGCCTCAGCAGCGCCCCTGGTGGACGGGATGGTTCGGCAAAGCGGCCTGA
- the SF1 gene encoding splicing factor 1 isoform X7 translates to MATGANATPLDFPNKKRKRSRWNQDTMEQKTVIPGMPTVIPPGLTREQERAYIVQLQIEDLTRKLRTGDLGIPPNPEDRSPSPEPIYNSEGKRLNTREFRTRKKLEEERHNLITEMVALNPDFKPPADYKPPATRVSDKVMIPQDEYPEINFVGLLIGPRGNTLKNIEKECNAKIMIRGKGSVKEGKVGRKDGQMLPGEDEPLHALVTANTMENVKKAVEQIRNILKQGIETPEDQNDLRKMQLRELARLNGTLREDDNRILRPWQSSETRSITNTTVCTKCGGAGHIASDCKFQRPGDPQSAQDKARMDKEYLSLMAELGEAPVPASAGSASGPAAAPLASAPRPAAPANNPPPPSLMSTTQSRPPWMNSGPSENRPYHGMHGGGPGGPGGGPHNFPHPLPSLTGGHGGHPMQHNPNGPPPPWMQPPPPPMNQGPHPPGHHGPPPMGKSVPGKYACGLWGLSPTSRKRYDAAAAYGHDAAAAASQWAAPTPSLWPSSPMAAAAAAASASPAAQQQYGFQYPLAMAAKTRPRGGGPRHATEDFPRPLVTLPGRQPQQRPWWTGWFGKAA, encoded by the exons ATGGCGACCGGAGCGAACGCCACGCCGCTGG ATTTCCCCAATAAGAAGCGGAAGAGGAGCCGCTGGAATCAGGACACGATGGAACAGAAGACCGTGATCCCGGGCATGCCTACTGTGATCCCCCCGGGCCTGACGAGGGAGCAAGAAAGAGCTTACATAG TGCAACTGCAGATAGAAGACCTGACTCGCAAACTGCGCACAGGAGACCTGGGCATCCCCCCTAACCCTGAGGACAG GTCCCCTTCCCCTGAGCCCATTTACAATAGCGAGGGGAAGCGCCTCAACACGAGGGAATTTCGAACCCGGAAGAAGCTGGAGGAAGAAAGACACAACCTCATCACCGAGATGGTGGCGCTCAATCCCGACTTCAAGCCTCCTGCAGATTACAA ACCTCCAGCGACCCGGGTAAGCGACAAGGTGATGATTCCGCAAGATGAGTATCCAGAAATCAACTTTGTGGGACTTCTCATTGGACCCAG GGGCAACACCTTGAAGAATATTGAGAAGGAGTGCAACGCCAAGATTATGATCCGGGGGAAAGGATCTGTGAAGGAAGGCAAAGTCGGGCGCAAAGATGGACAGATGCTGCCCGGGGAGGATGAGCCCCTCCATGCCCTGGTTACTGCCAATACCATGGAGAATGTCAAAAAGGCAGTGGAACAG ATCCGGAACATTCTGAAGCAGGGCATTGAAACCCCAGAAGACCAGAATGATCTCCGGAAGATGCAGCTTCGAGAGTTAGCCCGCCTGAACGGCACTCTGCGGGAGGATGACAACAG GATCTTAAGACCATGGCAGAGCTCAGAGACCCGAAGCATCACCAATACCACGGTCTGCACCAAATGTGGAGGGGCTGGCCACATTGCTTCAGATTGCAAGTTCCAAAG gcCTGGTGACCCGCAGTCGGCCCAGGACAAAGCCCGCATGGACAAGGAGTACCTGTCTCTCATGGCAGAGCTGGGCGAAGCTCCGGTTCCAGCTTCTGCCGGCTCGGCCTCTGGGCCCGCCGCCGCCCCGCTGGCCAGCGCACCTCGGCCTGCCGCCCCTGCCAACAACCCGCCGCCGCCG TCTCTCATGTCCACCACCCAGAGCCGCCCGCCATGGATGAACTCGGGGCCCTCGGAGAATCGCCCGTACCACGGGATGCACGGCGGAGGGCCCGGTGGCCCCGGCGGCGGGCCTCACAACTTCCCACACCCGCTGCCCAGTCTGACGGGGGGGCACGGTGGTCACCCCATGCAGCACAACCCCAACGGGCCCCCGCCCCCCTGGATGCAGCCGCCGCCACCGCCGATGAACCAGGGGCCCCACCCACCTGGGCACCATGGCCCTCCTCCAATGGGTAA ATCAGTACCTGGGAAGTACGCCTGTGGGCTCTGGGGTCTATCGCCTACATCAAGGAAAAG GTATGATGCCGCCGCCGCCTATGGGCATgatgccgccgccgccgcctcccaGTGGGcagcccccaccccctccctctgGCCCTCTTCCCCcatggcagcagcagcagcagcagcctccGCCTCCCCCGCCGCCCAGCAGCAGTATGGCTTCCAGTACCCCCTTGCCATGGCAGCAAA GACCCGTCCCCGCGGCGGTGGCCCGCGCCATGCGACTGAGGACTTTCCGCGCCCATTGGTGACCCTTCCGGGGAGACAGCCTCAGCAGCGCCCCTGGTGGACGGGATGGTTCGGCAAAGCGGCCTGA